One window of the Silurus meridionalis isolate SWU-2019-XX chromosome 24, ASM1480568v1, whole genome shotgun sequence genome contains the following:
- the htr1fb gene encoding 5-hydroxytryptamine receptor 1F codes for MDPVNCTSVELSDDADARISGNKIALCFMLSVLAVATTVINSMVITAILVTRKLHQPANYLICSLAVTDLLVAALVMPVGIVYIAEETWVLGPAMCHLWLGVDVTCCTCSIMHLAAIAHDRYRAITDAVAYSQKRTSQRAAVTIVVVWVLSILVSLPPLMWRKMPDASGEGGFMECMMEHDHVAFTVYSTFGAFYIPLVLILVLYYKIYRAAQTLRNRRGSSRLVKQSVNSVIRSSDKEAPPLSPDTLSPTEKSFSEPSTDGERVKITPTTGRVFKNRRNPAAREKRAALTLGLILGAFVICWLPFFLKEVIVNTCPSCSTSALLADILTWLGYLNSLINPLIYTIFNEDFKKAFQKLIPLSCTQYR; via the coding sequence ATGGATCCGGTCAACTGCACCTCAGTGGAGCTTTCTGATGATGCAGATGCCCGGATCAGTGGCAATAAAATTGCCCTCTGCTTTATGCTCTCCGTCCTGGCTGTAGCCACCACAGTCATCAATTCCATGGTGATTACAGCCATTCTGGTGACTCGCAAGCTGCATCAACCCGCCAACTATTTGATCTGCTCTTTGGCCGTCACGGATCTCCTGGTGGCCGCATTGGTCATGCCAGTAGGCATCGTCTACATAGCGGAAGAGACGTGGGTGCTAGGGCCGGCAATGTGCCACTTGTGGCTGGGCGTAGACGTTACCTGCTGCACGTGCTCCATCATGCACTTGGCAGCCATCGCCCACGATCGCTACCGTGCCATCACCGACGCCGTGGCATACTCGCAAAAACGCACATCTCAGAGAGCGGCCGTGACCATCGTAGTTGTCTGGGTGCTTTCCATCCTTGTCTCACTCCCCCCTCTGATGTGGAGGAAGATGCCTGATGCAAGCGGGGAAGGCGGCTTCATGGAGTGCATGATGGAGCACGACCATGTAGCCTTTACTGTGTACTCGACCTTCGGCGCCTTTTACATCCCGCTAGTGCTCATCCTGGTGCTCTATTACAAGATCTACCGGGCGGCGCAGACGCTGCGCAACCGTCGAGGCAGCAGCCGGCTGGTGAAGCAGTCGGTCAACAGCGTCATCCGGAGTTCGGACAAGGAAGCCCCACCCCTCAGTCCAGACACGCTCAGCCCCACCGAGAAGTCTTTCTCAGAGCCGTCGACAGATGGCGAGCGCGTCAAGATCACTCCCACCACAGGCAGGGTGTTCAAGAACCGACGGAATCCCGCCGCCAGGGAGAAACGGGCGGCCCTCACTCTCGGCCTCATTCTCGGGGCCTTTGTGATCTGCTGGCTGCCTTTCTTTCTCAAAGAGGTCATCGTAAACACATGTCCTTCTTGCAGCACGTCGGCTCTGCTGGCTGACATCCTCACCTGGCTGGGTTATCTGAATTCCCTCATCAACCCGCTTATTTACACCATTTTCAACGAGGACTTCAAAAAAGCTTTTCAAAAACTCATTCCTTTGTCTTGTACCCAGTACAGGTGA
- the cldng gene encoding claudin-like protein ZF-A9 — protein sequence MSTGLQMLGTMLGVLGWLGTILACALPLWRVTAFIGNNIVTAQVVWEGLWMTCVVQSTGQMQCKVYDSMLALSSDLQASRAILVIVPMVGLVAILASVAGGKCTNCLDRSPAKARLATAAGIFFIVAGILSLVPPSWIANTVIRDFYNPLVAQSQKYELGASIFICWGAAVLMVIGGGLLCTSWPSGKEQHMGNYKPASQTSRERFAYV from the coding sequence ATGTCTACAGGGCTACAGATGCTTGGGACCATGCTGGGGGTTCTGGGCTGGCTGGGAACCATCCTGGCATGTGCTCTCCCACTATGGCGTGTTACCGCTTTCATTGGCAACAACATTGTGACTGCGCAGGTTGTCTGGGAAGGATTGTGGATGACCTGTGTGGTCCAGAGCACCGGCCAAATGCAGTGTAAGGTTTACGACTCGATGCTCGCTCTATCCTCAGACCTTCAAGCCTCTCGTGCCATTCTGGTCATTGTTCCAATGGTGGGACTGGTGGCTATACTTGCTAGTGTAGCTGGAGGCAAGTGCACAAATTGCTTGGACCGAAGCCCTGCCAAGGCCAGGCTAGCTACAGCTGCTGGGATTTTCTTCATCGTGGCAGGGATTCTCAGTCTCGTGCCACCCAGCTGGATTGCCAACACTGTGATCAGAGATTTCTACAATCCTTTGGTGGCTCAATCACAAAAATATGAGCTTGGGGCATCCATTTTTATATGCTGGGGAGCTGCTGTGCTCATGGTGATTGGTGGTGGACTTCTGTGCACCTCTTGGCCCAGTGGTAAAGAGCAGCATATGGGAAACTATAAACCGGCGTCTCAAACCAGTCGAGAGCGTTTTGCTTATGTCTGA